The Paraburkholderia azotifigens genome includes the window GGCCGCGTTGCGACGCGGCCCGTTTCATTTGATGTTGTCTTCGATGCGTGCGGCGCAGGATCCGTTTGCGCGCGCAGCCATTAGAATGAGCGGTCCATTCCTGCACTGGAACCTTGCGTGCCTTCTCCGCTTTCCACGTCCAACCTTGATGTGCTTGCCGCGCTGCGCAGCGCGACGGGCAGCCGTCATGCGCTGATCGATTCGGCGATGCCGCTGTCAGCGGATGCACCGACCTTGCATGACTATCGCTTGCATCTGCAACTGATTGCCGCGTGGCTCGCGCCGCTGGAGCGATGGCTTGCGCGCTTCGACGACGGCCGCAGCATGCGTTGCCGTTTGTCGCGCGGATGCCGTTGATCGAAAGCGATCTCGCCGATCCTTCGTTGCGCGTGCGGAACGATACGTTCGACACGGTTTGGAGACGACACTACGCCGTCCGATGCCGGCGATGCCGCTATCGATGGGGCGCGTGCTACGTGATCGAAGGATCGCAACTGGGCGGGACCGTGCTTTACCGGCGTTTGCGCGAGATGCTGGCGCCGCATCCGTTGCGCTATCTGAGCGGCGACATGAGCGGCGACATGAGCGGCGACGGCGTGCCGCCCGGGCCTCGCTGGAAAGTCTTCCTCGACGCGATGCGCCGGGACGTCCACGCGCCGCGATATCGCGCGTGCGTGCGACGGCGCAAGGGACGCGTTCGATCGTCTGCTGGCATTGATTCCGGCGACGCGGACGGTCATCAATGCCGACAGCGGCGCGCAGAAAGCACTCGGCGAGTTGCGCAGCTAACGCGGCTCTGCGCTTGCGCGCCATTCAGCGGTGTTCAACGGTGTTCAACTGAGGGACGCGTCGCCCGCCTTGCAGCGGTCCGGCTCCGCCAGGGCCCGGCAGCAGCAGATCGACCTGGCCTAGCAGGGTCTCGCGCGCGACTGGCTTGTGCAGCGTGCATTCGCAATCGAGATCGCCAGGAATGTCGGGCGAGGCGCTCCACAGGATCACGGGCATGCCGTCTAGGCCGGGATCGCTCTTGAGTCTGCGGCACACTTCGGCGCCGTCCATGCCCGGCATCATCAGATCCGTGATGACGAGCGCGGGGTGCACGCGTTGCGCCAGCTCGACGCCCTTGCGAGGCTCGAAGGCAGTGAGCACGTGAAAGCCCTCCAGTTCGAGCAGGAGAGCCCACGCGATCAGGAGGTCCGGCTCGTCGTCGATGAGCAGGATGGTGGGGGCGGCTGTCCGATAAGGCGTTCGAATCCATGTGTACAGGCATTGCTTTTGCTCTCGCAGCCGGCTAGTTGGGTGCAGAGGGGCAGGCGGGTAACTGACGAAAACGTCATCGTGAATTGGTTTTGCGGCACGCATGACCCGTGCCAATCGTATCGAAGGCACGACGCCGACATGTGCGCGCGGTCTTGCTCCGCGCGTCGCGGCATCACGGCCCATGAGCGGCCGCCAGGCGTGGCGGGGTTCGCGGAGATGGCGCGCAATGTGCGTCGCGCAACGGCGCGCATGGCGAGTGGATGCGGAACCGACC containing:
- a CDS encoding response regulator, with the protein product MRAAKPIHDDVFVSYPPAPLHPTSRLREQKQCLYTWIRTPYRTAAPTILLIDDEPDLLIAWALLLELEGFHVLTAFEPRKGVELAQRVHPALVITDLMMPGMDGAEVCRRLKSDPGLDGMPVILWSASPDIPGDLDCECTLHKPVARETLLGQVDLLLPGPGGAGPLQGGRRVPQLNTVEHR